TTTCAGCTATTAAGGTTGGTTAGTTTTCATCTTAAATTTTCAGCTCATGATACTTTTATTCCTTCTTGTGTGCATAACCAGAAAAAGGCCTTTGGTTTGTAAACCATGTACATTTTATCAAAGGCCCTGGTATACGATCATGGTATTATTTTGGATGGCAGAAAGAAATAGCCTTTCCAGATTTTGCATATGCGTGAATATGAATAACACTGTTAGCATTCTTCAATGCATCAAAATTCTTCTTCCACATTGCAGGAAAATGGGTACGAGTTGCTTTTTCTGAGTGCACGGGCGATATCCCAGGCGTATATCACGAGACAATTTTTAGTCAACCTCAAACAGGTGAACTGTGCTAGTTTAATGCTTTTCTTATATTGTGCAGTAACAATAGATTCAataagtcaaaaaaaaaaaaagcatgttTTCTTTGTCATTTTTCTTTGTTTGGCTTACCAGCATTGCTCATAAAAAATGGGAAACTGTTTACCAAACATATCTTATTGTTTGTAGGATGGTAAGGGTTTACCAGATGGTCCAATTGTTATTTCCCCAGATGGGCTTTTTCCGTCCCTATATAGAGAAGGTAAATGTTTGCATTTCCTGGACTTAATGAAACAGTTTTCTGGTGGTGCTTTTCATGTGTGAGATATGTGGCTGTTGTTTTGGGATTGCTGTTTATATGCTACATATACCATTTTAATTCCCTTCTATTATATTTTGGGTTTTGTTGCATGAATTATGCATTTAGTAGTCTAGGATCAGTTATGTTATTctaaattaccatttttaatTTCATAGTCTAATTAgtacatgaaattaaaagattttgTGGCATACGACCATCTAAATTGCCAATCCACTGTAGGATAAGGCAAATAACTCCTTTTATATTCACTTTTATGAAATCCATGAGATATGGTGCATTAGTGATATTTATGACATTTCTTCAATAACTAAGATGAGCAGCCATAGTTTTACCTTTGGAAATAGATGCATGAGACATGCAATTAAAACGTAAAAGTCAAAGTTAAGTTATGTGACACTTTGAGCTACAATTAATATGAAAGCTTGTGTTCCTCTTATGTGCCTTTGCCTAGGAAGTTAAAAGCTTCCTATGCATGACTACTTTGTAACCCAAATTAACGGTTAAGTAGTTAAATGATAATGTTTCTGATTTGGTGCATATGCTATTAACCCTTCAATCATATTGAGTTTTCCATACATATTTTCTTGTTCGTCTCATTGTCTCCTGCCCCAAAAAAATACCCTAAATCACGTTATTTGGACTGACACATCCTATATATTTCTCAGTTATCAGAAGAGCTCCTCATGAATTCAAGATTGCGTGCTTAGAGGTTAGTTCTCTGCTCTTACAAACTTGGTTCTGATTATGGTATCTGATAGTGTTATTTTCACTgttgaataaattaatattagTATTTCCTGCATTTTCAAGTTTTTATACATCTCCCATTGGGTTGCGAGTCAAATCAGTTGGATGGGTTGCATACAGGTCTGAGAGGAACTTACAGTGTTTCAAGGGATGTCTTATTTTATTGGACTTCTCCGCAAAATGAGATTTTAAATtggtttaattataatttttttttatattattacaattCTTGAATTAGTTTTTACCTCAACACTTCATTCCTTGTGATCTCAATCTGTCTTAATGTTGTGTCTGAACTTTTAGCTTAAAATTCTTTATggctaaaattaataaaattttaatgccttctcttcatttctcttgacTCGTAGGATATCAAAGCATTGTTTCCTTTAGATTGCAATCCATTCTATGCTGGCTTTGGGAACAGAGACACTGATGAAATGAGCTATCTTAAGGTCGGAATCCCAAAAGGGAAAATCTTCACTATTAATCCAAAGGTAATCTAAGATTTTCATGCTTAAAGAAAGATGACCAAATGCTTCTAATGTTACTGCACCAAACTTCTCTTCTAACCGTTGCAAGTTTGCAGGGTGAGGTTGTTACAAATCATCATGTTGCCACGAAATCTTACAGTTCCCTTCATGATCTTGTTCATCGCGTGTTTCCACCAATGGCCTCTGAGCAGGTTTTTTTACCTGTTCTTTTCCATTTATAACTCACAATATGGAGTGGGTTTTTCTCCCCCAATTCGAGCCTTTCCATTTGTAAAGATGGTTGAAAATGAGTTTTGTTGTCCTTTTCTCTTGATAAGAAACCCAATTATTCGTTGCTTTCTAGATTTTCCATCTTTCACCTAGGCGACAACTGTAACCCCTGTCTCGCCTTTTTCTGATGATATATTGTTTAAAATCTCTAGTTTTCTTTAATTACTTTTatgggttttcatttttttttatcctTTATTTCTTTTGATTGCAGGAAGAATTTAACTCATGGAATTTCTGGAAACTGCCGCCACCTctgatatatatatgaagaagTCAGCTGGAATTTTGTTGCTTGAGCAATCGGATACTGAGATAGACAATGATGTCTACCACGATTTTGGAGTTGTCGAGGTACATTTTGATGTCAGTCTTGCCTTTTTTTGTTATAAACTCCAGATAGATTGTGGGCTAGTTATCTGAAATGAATCGTGTCAATAACATTCTAGGATGTGCTTGGAAATTGAGTTGCAGTTTATGTAACTCCACAGAGCAGTCAATACTAGACAAGTTGTAGTTGAGGCCGACACCTTCCCACTCTTAGCCTGCACTTTTCGGGATCTAACTAGGTATCGTCATTAAAGCCTGTATATCTTTCAGAATTGTCACAAGCTTGTTTGGGGAAATTATGGGTTATATGTGTGATCCATTGCTGTTGGCAAGAACTTCATGGTCTTGTAAAATATAGGACTGGCCGACTCTCGTTGTCCAAAGTGAATTAATTTGCACAAAAGAAAAGGTTGATTCATCTCGGTTGTATTTGGCGTCGCAGTTTTCTGATATATATTTCTGTATAGTGAATCCATGGGATTCGATATAGTTAGAAAGTGTAAGAACACATTCCTCAAAAACTCTCGAGGGAGAAAGGGTAGTCttaaatctttgtttttttttaatatatatatatatttttattgttgaTGCAGAATATATTTTCATCATTAGTTCAGATAAGATTATCTGTATCCAATTTACAGAATTTAGTGGAGTATATACATCAGAAAACTGATACAAGATGAATGtgtataattaattgaaaattcttTTCATTCTGTAgtgtgagattttttttttttaagttttttaattttttttattctcagGCTGTAGATAATAGCATTCAACTTGAAGACTAGTCGATATTTTGGATTATTAACTTGTTCAACTCAACATATAGATAGATAAACATatcaaagaagaagaaaggaatgGAAGGAATAAAGGGATGTGGACTCGAATCAAAACACTTtagaagaagaaacaaaatctCTCATTGTCATGAATAAACCCATTGCCATTGACATCACTTCCATGCTTGCTCTTCTCCCAGCAAACCATCCTCTCGGTGTTGGCAAGCTCGTATTTGCTTATCCTTCTATCGTTGTCTTCATTAAATCCCTTTAACCATCCATTGAACTCGTCAACATTCATATCTCGCTTACCATCAACAAAGTAGCTACAAGTTTTAATCGCAATTTCCGATAATCAAAACCTGGTTGTCTGTCCCTTCCACAATTTTTTGGCTTCCCGAGGTAGAAGTGATTCAAGGCTTCTCATATTTGTACCATATCCATAAATAAAACATGCAGACGCATATTCGAGCCTTTATAATGTTTGATGCTTTGTACAAATCCAAGGAACCAGTCAAGGACGACAACTGGGGATTCATATATAAAATTCTGTTCATTTTAGCTGTCGCACTGAGCTAGGCAAAAAAGTCGAGGCCGCTTGGTCTAAAAAAACATGAGGTAATACCACACGTGGCTTATATTATATCAAGAATTAGATAATTAAGGTTATTAAGTATACCAACTAGAGTGATAAGGAATTCAATGTTTTTTAAAAGAAGTGTAAGATTGAAGTAATAATACAAGAAGAGTTCAAATAAAACTTCAACCTCACAAAAATATAATCTCGAATAAAAAAGAACAGATAGTAAATACAATAGGCAATAGCTTATTCACCTAGTATGCAGGATTTCAAGCATTCCGGATGTTTGGTGTATCATCATTTTACTTTAATGAGCGAGGTTCGAACTGTtctttttattcaaataaatttatattatatccCAAATCCAAATCTATTGCAATAATGAAGAAGTTGACATTTACTTCCAAATCTTGGATAGTTCACCTTTCATTTTGGCTTTGGTCGTCTAGTTTCTAATAATTTCGGATGAGTTCTGATAAATATTGATTGCTAACCTAAATTTTGAGCCTATTACTTCACCTATACTatagtgattttgttaaataaaataaagcattttatatttaattattgatattataaaaaattatttttttagaatcaaaatgATTTGGCTTACAATCagttcgattaaataaattattaaaaattataaaataaaaatatttaatttaatcactcAATTCAATTAATCCATATTAGTTCTCCGACCATTTAAATGCTTTTCTTCAAATAAAGACTAATACCCATAATCAGTTTCTAATCCAATTGATGTAATctaattcaaataaccatgataaaaattaaaatattttaatttatgataagcaatttaattttaattaattcaaaatgaataaatatatacgCATAAAATACaaccttaaattaaaaaaagaaaaaagaaaagtgacCAACTGTAAAAAAGAAGCAGATATTGGTAGAACATGGCGAGCAAATTTTTTTCTAAGGGCTACAAGTGACATTTCAGAGCACGTAGGAAGTTGACAGGGCAACCAAATAGTTGTTGGAGGGCCTGCTAAAATTATTATTCATCtaaatatttcatgaaaattgtcTCCTACCCTTTTATCCCTTGTATTTGGCTTTATTTATTCTCATAATTTTTATATGCTCCATTAAAACCTATTTGTACCTAAAAAAAGTCAACAAATGACGTACCAAAATAAAGTTAACAAATTAAGAGGTCCGAAAAAGTAGGGAAGCGGTTGCCGCTaccttttaattttatcattattggtGGGATGGATTTTCCGAACGATTTTATGCTTTCATTTAGAAAGGGAATATTTGAGGCAATGAATTTGATAAGCTTATAAGTACACATACATATCATAAGTAATATTTACGTAAAAATgtatttaactctttttttttcttcttttttttctgaaaacatgaaattttaaagtaaaaaaaaaaaatgggtATTTAAAGTTCCATTGTACAAATTTGTAGTTTAGTGTGTTGAGGAGGGGTATGTTGGGAAGATAGGGGAAATTGTTTCCAACAGCATGGGATTAAGACTGGGATGGTAGTAAATTACAAGCTTTATCAACAAGGAAACCCAATACGAAGGAAACGACAGGTGGAGCTTTTTAAATGGTTCGATTTCTTTTGCATTTTACTCTAAAATTTTCGTATCCTAATTTATTGAACTATAAAAGAGGtagttataattattataattatgcaTATAGAatatacacctatatatatatattgaggtCGCATTGAGGTAGCACACCTTAGCTTAAGAATGGGTGAGTTGGGACTAGGTCTTCAAAAGATTATCAAGGCAGCTCCTTCAAAAGCTTTGGTTATTAGAATCAACCTGGTTTTTCTTGCTTTCTTTCTGGTTATCTATGCATCCCTTCTTTTGCGCCCATCGTCTTCAGCTTATTTCCAGAATGCGGCATCGCTTGTTAGGTGCTCTTTGCGTGAGTGCCATCACAAGGTAAGGTGAGCTGACTCAAATtccatttttgttttgatttgcatgtatgtatgattatgatatgtttatatatcaTATTATCTGTTTGTCTTATTTCATACGATTGTTGTAGGTGGAGAAAGGGGTGAAGATGGAGGCAGTCCTGGAAGAAACTGAAGCCatgaaaccaaagagaaagaggAATTTGACAATGCTGGAAGTGCCAAGTTTCATAGATGAGATTGGAGGTGGAGTTAAGATTGGGATGTTGAACTTTGAAGATGAGGATTACAGTGAATGGGAGAAACATGGAGAGACAATCCCAATCCATTTCCAGCGAGTGTCGGAGCTTTTCGTATGGAAAGATTTGTTTCCGGAATGGATTGACGAAGAGGAAGAAATCGATGGGCCAATATGCCCTGAGATACCGATGCCGGATTTCAGCAAATACGATGACTTGGACTTGATAGTGGCGAAACTGCCGTGTGAGTACCCAGTAGACGGATGGGCTAGGGACGTGTTTAGGCTCCAAGTTCACCTGATAGTGGCAAATCTGGCAGTTAAAAATGGGAAGAGGGATTGGAATTGGAGGACGAAAGTGGTGTTCCTGAGCAAGTGCAGGCCAATGTTGGAGGTATTTCGATGCAATGATTTGGTGAAACAGGAAGGTGAGTGGTGGTACTATGAACCCGAAATAACAAGATTAGAAGAAAAGGTTTCTTTGCCTATTGGTTCTTGCAATCTGGCTTTGCCATTATGGGGACAAGGTATGCTTCATCTTAAATTCCTacttctgtttcttctttccctCATGTATGAATTAATGCTTGCATTGCTTGAGGAATGGAAGACATAGACAGCtctaaaaagaatataaaaattaagagCTAAACAAACGCGCCACATAGCGGTCGAACCTATGACTTTCTGCTTAGGAAACAGACGCTCTATCCACTGAGCTACAGGCGCTCGATTCTACTTCTAATTACTTTCCTTTACCAACTTTTCAACTTTCATTATCAATTAACTGAACTTTCTGCAAGTAGTTGAAGATCACAAGTAGGGACATGAAAACGAAAGAATGAAAAAATAGTatgaaataaagaagaagaacTATTATAAACAATTGATGTTGACACCATCACCAACTTCCAAGTAAATTGATTTTGCTTGCTGACAAAGTCTAAGTTATAGTTGTTATGCTTTTGTTGTCTTTGGCTCCACTGCTTTTTtccataattattaattaaaaaaatgatttatatGTTCTGCTAATTGTTTTCATTAGTTATGACTAAGGAATCAATTTAGTCAACTAAAAGTCGAAGGGGGACCTCTCTCTCTTCATTTCTATGTATCTTTGATTCCCACTATGGATACCAACTCCAATCTTTCATCATGGTAAATGCAACCAATTTTCGTCACATGCATTAACTCTTTTAGTTCAACATTCGCAATCAAAGCTGGATAGCATATTTGTACATCTAACGTTAACTcaatatatcattatattttcctttatttgtaAGCAATGCGTCATTCTATTACTCATCTTTACTTGCAGCAGTAAATTTGATTAGCACTAATTAGTCCAGTTTGGTGATGACTAAGCAcccaaaattgattgaaattccaTGAATTATACATTAATGGTGAGAAAACGAATAAACATTTTTAGGAAACGACGAAGTATTTGATGTTTCCAAGATCCAACAGGCAACAAGTACCGCCAAGCGTGAAGCCTATGTCACAGTCCTCCATTCATCTGAATCCTACGTTTGTGGTGCCATAACCCTTGCCCAAAGTCTCCTAAAAACCGGCACCAACCGTGACCTGATCCTTCTCCTAGATCGGTCCATCACGAAGCCAAAACGCGACTCCCTCAAGGCGGCCGGGTGGCAACTGCGCTTCATCAAAAGAATTCGAAACCCTCGAGCCGAAAAAGGCACCTACAATGAATACAACTACAGCAAGTTCAGGCTATGGCAGATAACGGATTATGACAAGGTCATATTCATTGATGCAGACATCCTTGTCTTAAAGAACATTGATCTTCTTTTCCATTTCCCTCAAATGACGGCTACAGGCAACGATATTTGGATTTTCAATTCGGGTATTATGGTGATCGAGCCATCAAACTGCACCTTTAAGCTTTTAATGAACAAACGTAAGGAAATATTCTCGTACAATGGAGGAGACCAAGGTTTTCTGAATGAAGTGTTCGTTTGGTGGCATCGTTTGCCGAGGAGAGTGAACTTTCTCAAGAACTTCTGGGCCAACAGCACCGTTGAAACTGGTTTAAAGAGCCAGCTTTTTGCAGCCGACCCACCCAAAGTTTACTCCATTCATTACTTGGGGTTGAAGCCTTGGCATTGTTACAGGGATTACGATTGTAACTGGGACATTGGGGACCAACGTGTTTACGCCAGCGATGTGGCACACCAAAGATGGTGGAAGTTTTATGACGCCATGGATGAGAAGTTGCAGCAGCAGTGTGGGTTGACAGAGCGAAGAAAGATTGAATTGGACTGGGATAGGAAAATGGCTGAAAAGGAAGGGTTCCAAGATGAGCATTGGAAGATAAATATTACAGACCCAAGGCGAAATTTTTTGATCAATTAGAATTTGtgattgtttctttttttttctttcttttctgatgaatatttttgttaatttggttttgTAGGAACAttattgagatgttttccttATAATTTATGCCTTCATAGCTTTACCATATTATTTGTATGAGCAGACATTGATTACAGCGTTTAAGTTCTTTGTATAATACATGCAGCATAGAATTTACTTGATGCTTCTTATTCCTCTGGGAATTCGCATTGAAATTGACATATAATGTAGTTGTAAATGATGGATTTTATGGAGAAAAAATTTGTAAAGTGTTGTTTGTTTAAAGTACATATATctttcttttaataaatttaatattatattcttGAAATGTCTCCCTCTCTCTCGATACTCCTCCATTAATGGCTTATATGTTATAGGTAAAGAATTTGAGTCTTTTCATATTTAACTCTTTAGCTTATCATGACTTCACCTATTCAATTACTCTAAAATGCTCCCACTTTATAAATTCATTGCCTATTTAAATACTTGGACTTTTTGTATAATCAGAAGATAAAATCTCAAAACTAAAATAGAATACACCCTAAGAATACAATGCCAAACTTGATGTAAGGTGGTCCGTCTACTACTGACCAacaatactttaaaaatatatttattatgttaCTATGAAGTTTAACTTTTGGTAAAGTAATCCCAATCTTATACATACATGCTAAAGATCCTCTAGAAGtggtttaaaaattaaatatctaccCCATTTAACACTTACCTGGAAACCAGTTTATATACATTTATCTAGAGGCAAAAAACTTGTCATCTGATGTTGACTTAGGGTAATCAGGATTGAACATATTTAGGAATAAATAATGGGATTGTTTTGGGATGCAAGTTTGAGGCATTTAACGGAAGACTTCAATGGAGAACAATGGATATTAATTAAAGGCTAGAATTTGCTGCAAACAGAAGTTTAAATTAATGAGTTCCCTTTCCGTAACGGACTGCAGCGGCCTTTGGTTTAATAATTCTCTTTTTGTTTGATTGCTAGTCTCAACCACCATGACAGACTGACCTGAGGGAAGCAGTGTCACAAGAAACTTGATTATTTGTGTGCAAGGCAAGAATTAGATCAAATGATGGTGATTAATGAACCAAAATGTGCTATTTGGTTGAGCAGATTTATGAGGTACACCTAACCAAACCTTGTATATATACGGAATCTTATTTAGAGAGCATGCATACTTGCATTTATATATCGTATAGATAGATATCAGATATTGTAGAGTGCATATAAAATTATGCATATTCCACTATTGTTAAGtttgaaaatcaaaatcaagtttttgtTATCAATCTCGAAAAAACAACATCCATAAACACAATAAGTGAAGAGGATTTTAAAGCAAAagattaatgtttacaatattaCATATTTGAGAAACCAAATAATCGTACAAAAATCCATAACatgattgaaaaatatttttagtaaagagaCAAATGGAATCCAAACTATAATATAAGAAGTTTTGCGGTACTTTTATCCTCATTTGTTGTATTGAAaagaatttagtttatttaatttttcagatATTAAAATCcagatttaattattaatataattgaaatgtttttattaaattcttttatgtgacattttaaaataaaaataatatttattttatagtcatataatcaaaaaataatattattataatgaatataaatatagttaaataattttaatgggttaataattaaattgaaaattaaggaaaataataCTCATTTGATATAAACCCAATCACAGTTTCTTACTTTTTCTATTGCCACTTACAGGATAAAATTCTCTTCCACGCATCAACTGACACTATTATCTCCAAACTCTCACACAAATCTCGATCCCTCCAATTACTTAAAATAACCTAGAGAAAACCTTGTTTCTAAGGATGCATTTaataagtaattaattttttaagctaAAGGATGTAATAAATcattcaaatttttcaaaaaaaaattaattaaatcttcaaatatcaaaatttcatcaattatGCTAACTACTAATTCAATACATTACTGATAAACTATGAAACAGTTAATCAAAaagcttaattaataaatttttaatgtttgtaTTTTATTGAGTGCATCTTAGGCAGAGATGCTTAATATGTTTAATATGTATATTAATCctttttatgataattatatttattctttaagttaatataaaattttcaaagaaaataaatagctATTTA
The sequence above is drawn from the Gossypium hirsutum isolate 1008001.06 chromosome A05, Gossypium_hirsutum_v2.1, whole genome shotgun sequence genome and encodes:
- the LOC107958114 gene encoding UDP-glucuronate:xylan alpha-glucuronosyltransferase 2 isoform X2, producing MEAVLEETEAMKPKRKRNLTMLEVPSFIDEIGGGVKIGMLNFEDEDYSEWEKHGETIPIHFQRVSELFVWKDLFPEWIDEEEEIDGPICPEIPMPDFSKYDDLDLIVAKLPCEYPVDGWARDVFRLQVHLIVANLAVKNGKRDWNWRTKVVFLSKCRPMLEVFRCNDLVKQEGEWWYYEPEITRLEEKVSLPIGSCNLALPLWGQGNDEVFDVSKIQQATSTAKREAYVTVLHSSESYVCGAITLAQSLLKTGTNRDLILLLDRSITKPKRDSLKAAGWQLRFIKRIRNPRAEKGTYNEYNYSKFRLWQITDYDKVIFIDADILVLKNIDLLFHFPQMTATGNDIWIFNSGIMVIEPSNCTFKLLMNKRKEIFSYNGGDQGFLNEVFVWWHRLPRRVNFLKNFWANSTVETGLKSQLFAADPPKVYSIHYLGLKPWHCYRDYDCNWDIGDQRVYASDVAHQRWWKFYDAMDEKLQQQCGLTERRKIELDWDRKMAEKEGFQDEHWKINITDPRRNFLIN
- the LOC107958114 gene encoding UDP-glucuronate:xylan alpha-glucuronosyltransferase 2 isoform X1, translated to MGELGLGLQKIIKAAPSKALVIRINLVFLAFFLVIYASLLLRPSSSAYFQNAASLVRCSLRECHHKVEKGVKMEAVLEETEAMKPKRKRNLTMLEVPSFIDEIGGGVKIGMLNFEDEDYSEWEKHGETIPIHFQRVSELFVWKDLFPEWIDEEEEIDGPICPEIPMPDFSKYDDLDLIVAKLPCEYPVDGWARDVFRLQVHLIVANLAVKNGKRDWNWRTKVVFLSKCRPMLEVFRCNDLVKQEGEWWYYEPEITRLEEKVSLPIGSCNLALPLWGQGNDEVFDVSKIQQATSTAKREAYVTVLHSSESYVCGAITLAQSLLKTGTNRDLILLLDRSITKPKRDSLKAAGWQLRFIKRIRNPRAEKGTYNEYNYSKFRLWQITDYDKVIFIDADILVLKNIDLLFHFPQMTATGNDIWIFNSGIMVIEPSNCTFKLLMNKRKEIFSYNGGDQGFLNEVFVWWHRLPRRVNFLKNFWANSTVETGLKSQLFAADPPKVYSIHYLGLKPWHCYRDYDCNWDIGDQRVYASDVAHQRWWKFYDAMDEKLQQQCGLTERRKIELDWDRKMAEKEGFQDEHWKINITDPRRNFLIN